Proteins encoded together in one Solanum lycopersicum chromosome 7, SLM_r2.1 window:
- the LOC138337546 gene encoding uncharacterized protein, whose translation MGDNNDEGRLTDVVVAQPTVVEQNELIIQLMQQIAEMKVEMQRRQDAPPPGFGTNTADARPPVYFPSSNIDPTQNQPSTPVHNPSVIDLTTQNPPYASASYQTPSPLPNNHPQIPPHPQNTQTAPPPQNQNQTQTAFNTQAFHPHLSQNTNPQAYPQNYQTAQNAPSPSIAPPLPKRATFQVPVPAEHEVHGSELDHYEEQEREWKAKEEVKIDIKEEIKRAMKELQCIPDAVGLSYAELCIHPDLNLPEGFKIPKFDTFGGVGNPMAHLRAYCDQLVGVGRDEALLMRLFSRSLCGEALEWFTSHETRQWPSWNALAKDFIDRFAYNVEIVPDRYSLEKIKQKPTESYREFAYRWRKEAARVRPPMTEKEIVEVFVRVQEPEYYDRIMLLVGAKFAEIVKVGETIEDGLKSGKIARVSASPGSSGLIRKRREEVAAVSYGGRKTPRNPSHSQDRFRPSPKSHRSNYPQPDHPNSHNTVPTYQNAQISSYQGTPSNLQNFSPIFPNYPQPYQIPSPYQNIAPNCANVQSSYRPPPPTYQVRAPLYQDPLPNYQAPMPNFQANPYPRSQAPRTNTQNYQRVPPPRQSGYDTSRPRFEKRPSRNFTTLAESRTKLFERLAADGYIHPVGPKSGDVNSKFYRPDQRCAYHSNSVGHDTEDCINLKHKIQDLIDQEVVSLQPAVPNINTNPLPNHGGDNLNMIETDEDGCGTKMITPIMHEDLERAVASLSVKERRKFVILTPVKAVALVPSKTLVKPKFVIETAVAQGMTRSGRCYTPDELALGGQKKDHAKRPISEGEAEEFWRRMQPKDYSIVKHLEKTPAQISVWALLMSSQSHRQALMKALDDTYVPSGTSSDNVAAMIHQVIRGHRISFCDDELPVEGRSHNKALHITVICRGKVVNCVLVDDGSGLNICPLTTLRQLNFDLGKLEQNQVNVRAFDGVQRDTLGAVTLTLQMGPAEFSAQFQVLDIDTSYNLLLGRPFIHMAGAVPSTLHQMMKLVWKNEELVIHGEGSRSSKQVSVIDEMPQGADFYTVELVNATNEDLALDSMPAVYKMIATVMLQNGFEPGFGLGRDSQGIIEPVPVLAQGSKYGLGYIPTDDDMKMKRRRDQELTKPIPHLYHSFPIREHAEPEDDGEGICDLFKEINAVIEEEAEPASFRDAEPGEMLKNWTSTPILMSRTFG comes from the coding sequence ATGGGAGACAACAATGACGAAGGGCGTCTTACTGACGTTGTGGTGGCTCAGCCCACTGTAGTGGAACAGAACGAATTGATCATACAGCTGATGCAACAGATTGCTGAAATGAAAGTTGAAATGCAACGGAGACAGGATGCGCCTCCACCTGGATTTGGTACTAATACTGCTGATGCAAGACCTCCGGTCTACTTCCCTTCATCAAACATAGATCCAACTCAGAACCAGCCTTCTACACCTGTGCATAATCCGTCTGTGATTGACCTCACAACCCAAAACCCTCCATACGCTTCTGCATCTTACCAAACTCCTTCACCTCTTCCAAATAACCACCCTCAAATACCACCCCATCCTCAGAATACTCAAACTGCCCCACCgccacaaaatcaaaaccaaactcAAACTGCCTTCAATACCCAAGCATTTCATCCGCATTTGAGTCAGAACACCAATCCTCAGGCCTACCCACAAAACTACCAGACCGCCCAAAACGCTCCAAGTCCCTCTATAGCTCCACCCCTACCAAAAAGAGCCACCTTCCAAGTTCCCGTTCCTGCCGAGCACGAGGTGCACGGTTCTGAGTTGGATCACTATGAAGAACAGGAAAGAGAATGGAAGGCGAAAGAAGAAGTGAAGATCGATATAAAGGAAGAAATCAAAAGGGCTATGAAAGAGCTGCAGTGCATCCCAGACGCCGTCGGACTTAGCTACGCAGAATTGTGCATCCATCCAGATTTGAACCTTCCCGAAGGTTTTAAAATTCCGAAGTTTGACACCTTCGGAGGAGTGGGCAATCCTATGGCGCATTTGAGAGCGTATTGTGACCagctcgtgggagttggcaggGATGAGGCCTTGTTGATGCGGCTTTTCAGCCGAAGTCTGTGTGGAGAGGCCCTCGAGTGGTTTACTTCACATGAAACCAGGCAGTGGCCCAGTTGGAATGCATTGGCTAAGGACTTCATTGACCGATTCGCCTACAATGTTGAAATAGTGCCCGATCGGTATTCTCTAGAGAAGATAAAGCAGAAACCAACTGAAAGCTATAGGGAATTTGCCTATAGGTGGAGGAAAGAAGCGGCGAGGGTAAGGCCACCCATGACCGAGAAAGAGATTGTGGAAGTGTTCGTGCGGGTACAGGAGCCTGAGTACTATGATCGAATCATGTTGCTGGTCGGAGCTAAATTCGCTGAGATAGTCAAagttggtgagactatcgaagatggtCTAAAATCGGGGAAGATAGCCCGTGTATCTGCGTCGCCTGGGTCTTCAGGATTGATAAGAAAGAGAAGAGAGGAAGTTGCCGCTGTCTCGTATGGGGGAAGAAAAACCCCTAGAAACCCGTCACATTCCCAAGATCGTTTCAGGCCTTCCCCAAAGTCCCACCGATCCAACTACCCACAACCCGATCATCCTAATAGCCACAATACTGTCCCCACCTATCAGAATGCTCAAATTTCGTCGTACCAAGGTACACCCTCTAATCTCCAAAATTTTTCTCCCATATTCCCAAATTACCCTCAACCATACCAGATCCCATCCCCTTATCAGAACATTGCTCCCAACTGTGCCAACGTACAGTCGAGCTACCGACCACCTCCGCCCACTTATCAAGTCCGAGCTCCATTATACCAGGACCCCCTCCCGAATTACCAAGCTCCAATGCCAAATTTCCAGGCAAACCCTTATCCCCGGAGCCAAGCTCCTCGTACAAATACCCAAAATTATCAGCGGGTGCCTCCCCCTCGGCAAAGTGGTTATGATACTTCCCGTCCGAGATTTGAAAAAAGGCCTTCAAGGAACTTTACCACACTTGCTGAAAGCCGGACCAAACTATTTGAGAGGCTAGCCGCAGAtggatacatccaccctgtgggGCCCAAATCCGGGGATGTTAACTCGAAGTTCTACAGGCCAGATCAAAggtgtgcttatcattccaacagtgttggacatgacACGGAAGATTgcatcaacctcaagcacaaaATCCAAGACCTGATCGATCAGGAGGTAGTTTCTCTGCAACCGGCGGTGCCAAACATCAACACAAATCCGTTGCCGAATCATGGAGGTGACAACCTTAATATGATTGAAACGGATGAAGACGGGTGTGGAACAAAGATGATTACCCCTATTATGCATGAGGACTTGGAAAGGGCTGTCGCTTCTTTAAGCGTCAAAGAAAGGAGGAAGTTTGTTATTCTGACACCTGTAAAggctgttgccttggtgcctTCGAAAACCCTCGTTAAGCCCAAATTTGTCATTGAAACTGCCGTGGCCCAAGGCATGACCAGGTCCGGAAGGTGCTACACTCCTgatgagcttgctctcggaggacaGAAGAAGGACCATGCTAAGAGGCCGATAAGCGAGGGGGAAGCAGAGGAATTCTGGAGAAGGATGCAACCGAAGGACTATTCCATCgtcaaacatttagagaagaCTCCGGCTCAGATCTCCGTGTGGGCCCTGCTGATGAGCTCTCAGTCCCACAGGCAGGCCTTAATGAAAGCTCTTGATGATACATACGTACCCTCAGGTACAAGTAGTGATAACGTGGCCGCTATGATTCATCAAGTCATTCGGGGGCACCGGATCAGCTTTTGTGACGATGAGTTGCCAGTCGAAGGAAGATCCCACAACAAAGCGCTACACATTACCGTGATATGTCGTGGAAAGGTTGTCAACTGTGTTTTGGTAGATGATGGGTCCGGTTTGAATATTTGCCCATTGACGACGTTGAGGCAACTAAATTTTGACCTTGGGAAACTGGAGCAGAATCAGGTCAATGTAAGGGCATTTGATGGTGTGCAAAGAGACACCTTAGGGGCTGTGactttgacccttcaaatgggcccCGCAGAGTTCAGTGCGCAATTCCAAGTATTGGACATAGACACTAGCTAcaaccttcttttgggaaggccgTTTATCCACATGGCTGGAGCCGTCCCCTCTACTCTCCATCAGATGATGAAGCTTGTgtggaaaaatgaagagttagtGATTCACGGCGAGGGAAGTCGCTCGAGCAAGCAGGTGTCGGTCATTGATGAGATGCCGCAAGGCGCAGACTTTTACACAGTGGAGCTGGTGAATGCCACCAACGAAGATTTGGCCCTCGACTCCATGCCAGCCGTGTACAAAATGATAGCCACGGTGATGCTGCAAAATGGGTTCGAGCCAGGTTTCGGATTGGGAAGAGATTCCCAAGGAATTATTGAGCCTGTTCCGGTCCTTGCTCAGGGATCaaagtatggtttggggtacatccccacagatgatgatatgaagatgaagaggagaAGGGATCAAGAGTTGACTAAGCCGATCCCGCATCTCTATCACTCCTTTCCAATTCGGGAGCATGCCGAGCCTGAAGACgacggggaaggaatctgtgacctGTTCAAGGAGATCAATGCCGTCATAGAG